One Chromatiales bacterium genomic window carries:
- a CDS encoding circularly permuted type 2 ATP-grasp protein, whose translation MTIRWGSYKVRGIYDELIRAAGRPRPESKALADYLRGLSDQDIEEYKAAAELAIHVMGITFTVYTEEEGTIDRAWPFDIIPRIIAKAEWDRVEAGLKQRVRALNLFIDDLYHDQQVVKDGVFPAELLKDSKNFRPQCMGIDPPNGVWAHICGSDLVRDKDGQFYVLEDNLRVPSGVSYMLENRQVMKRVFPELFGQYSIRPVDDYPSQLYDMLASLAPREIDQPEIVVLTPGVYNSAYFEHAYLAQQMGAELVEGTDLVVGRDDCVYMRTIEGLSRVDVIYRRIDDLFLDPEAFNPDSMLGVPGLMRAWKAGNVALANAPGAGVADDKVVYAFVPEIIEYYLGEKPLLPNVPTYKCVDKADRDYVLDNLDKLVVKPANESGGYGMLIGPQATQKERETFVRLIRRDPRNYIAQPMLTLSTAPTLVGNRVEPRHLDLRPFILSRGLKSDRDISVTTGGLTRVALRKGSTVVNSSQGGGSKDTWIVDGEGSA comes from the coding sequence ATGACGATTCGTTGGGGTAGCTACAAGGTCAGGGGCATCTACGACGAGCTGATCCGCGCCGCGGGGCGGCCGCGTCCGGAGTCGAAGGCGCTGGCCGATTATCTGCGCGGCCTGTCCGATCAGGACATCGAGGAATACAAGGCCGCCGCCGAGCTGGCCATCCATGTCATGGGCATTACCTTCACCGTCTACACGGAGGAGGAGGGCACCATCGACCGGGCCTGGCCGTTCGACATCATACCCCGCATCATCGCCAAGGCCGAGTGGGACCGGGTCGAGGCGGGTCTCAAGCAACGCGTCCGTGCGCTGAATCTCTTCATCGACGATCTCTACCACGATCAGCAGGTGGTCAAGGACGGCGTCTTCCCCGCCGAGCTGCTGAAAGACTCCAAGAATTTCCGCCCACAGTGCATGGGTATCGACCCACCGAACGGGGTCTGGGCCCATATCTGCGGCTCGGATCTGGTGCGTGACAAGGACGGGCAGTTCTACGTGCTGGAAGACAATCTGCGGGTGCCCTCGGGGGTGTCCTACATGCTCGAGAACCGGCAGGTGATGAAGCGCGTCTTCCCCGAGCTGTTCGGCCAGTACAGTATACGTCCGGTGGATGATTACCCCTCCCAGCTCTACGACATGCTGGCCTCGCTCGCACCGCGCGAGATCGACCAGCCGGAGATCGTGGTGCTCACGCCCGGGGTGTACAACTCCGCCTATTTCGAGCACGCCTATCTCGCCCAGCAGATGGGGGCCGAGCTGGTGGAGGGCACGGACCTCGTGGTGGGCAGGGACGATTGCGTCTACATGCGTACCATCGAGGGCCTTTCCCGGGTGGACGTGATCTATCGCCGCATCGACGACCTGTTCCTGGATCCGGAGGCCTTCAACCCGGACTCGATGCTAGGCGTGCCGGGCCTGATGCGGGCCTGGAAGGCCGGCAACGTCGCCCTGGCCAATGCCCCGGGCGCGGGGGTGGCGGACGACAAGGTGGTGTATGCCTTCGTGCCGGAGATCATCGAATACTACCTGGGAGAGAAGCCGCTGCTGCCGAACGTGCCGACCTACAAGTGTGTCGACAAGGCCGACCGCGATTACGTGCTCGACAACCTCGACAAGCTGGTGGTGAAGCCGGCCAACGAGTCCGGCGGCTACGGCATGCTGATCGGGCCCCAGGCCACGCAAAAGGAACGCGAGACCTTCGTCCGCCTGATCCGCCGCGATCCGCGCAACTACATCGCCCAGCCCATGCTCACGCTCTCCACCGCGCCGACGCTGGTCGGCAACCGGGTCGAGCCGCGACACCTGGACCTGCGACCCTTCATTCTGAGCAGAGGCCTGAAGAGCGACCGCGACATCTCCGTGACCACCGGCGGGCTGACGCGCGTCGCCCTGCGCAAGGGCTCCACCGTGGTCAACTCCTCCCAGGGCGGGGGGAGCAAGGACACCTGGATCGTGGACGGGGAGGGCAGCGCATGA